In uncultured Methanobacterium sp., a genomic segment contains:
- a CDS encoding YbjQ family protein: MLVLTTPTIEGKKINEYYGLVTGESLLGANVYKDMFSGVRDVVGGRTSAYEEELKKAREVALESMKEKAAEKGANAVIGTRLAYHNLGGTMGNTIMVTVFGTAVSYQE; the protein is encoded by the coding sequence ATGCTAGTTTTAACCACCCCAACCATAGAGGGGAAGAAAATTAATGAGTATTATGGTTTAGTAACCGGTGAATCCCTTTTAGGGGCAAATGTTTACAAGGACATGTTTTCGGGTGTGAGGGATGTGGTAGGTGGTAGAACTTCTGCCTATGAAGAAGAACTCAAAAAAGCCAGAGAAGTAGCTTTAGAAAGTATGAAAGAAAAGGCTGCTGAAAAAGGGGCTAATGCTGTTATTGGAACACGTTTAGCATATCATAACCTGGGCGGAACCATGGGAAATACCATCATGGTCACGGTTTTTGGAACAGCGGTTTCTTATCAGGAGTAA
- a CDS encoding heavy metal-binding domain-containing protein, whose translation MGLLESAVNFLKEKRWAFASILIGTAAGFLSAVICVVGNLVIFGFNIMFIVSPLIAGFVETYIARRMYGKSTGAISALLIFIIINAYAWLFPQDPIVLNFFTLGGLALMVQAAFPILINYLLFVVFLGVLTYAIGYLGNLLSKAMNKVRRKPSEPDDKGDGNLENIDGSLKTPNLNFLDDLDVPIVSIPHMDGGNITKHIGIVTGEAMVKENSEGISKISKKAQLDGMSLDEARGSAIRRMLDNAYEMGANTVIEVLIDYNSIGGLKGSAIIVTATGTAVIYK comes from the coding sequence ATGGGATTGTTAGAATCTGCAGTAAACTTTTTAAAAGAAAAACGATGGGCTTTTGCTTCTATACTCATAGGCACCGCTGCTGGATTTTTGTCAGCGGTAATCTGTGTTGTGGGAAATTTGGTAATTTTTGGGTTTAACATAATGTTCATTGTGTCTCCACTCATAGCAGGTTTCGTGGAAACCTACATTGCAAGACGCATGTACGGTAAAAGCACTGGAGCAATCAGTGCGCTTTTAATATTTATAATTATCAATGCTTATGCCTGGCTTTTCCCCCAAGATCCAATTGTACTTAACTTCTTTACATTAGGGGGGCTTGCGCTGATGGTACAAGCTGCATTTCCCATACTCATAAATTATCTGCTTTTTGTTGTATTCCTGGGAGTGTTGACGTATGCTATAGGTTATCTGGGGAACTTACTCTCTAAAGCAATGAATAAGGTCCGTAGAAAACCTTCTGAGCCTGACGATAAGGGTGATGGAAACCTTGAAAATATCGATGGCTCATTAAAAACTCCAAATTTAAACTTTTTGGATGATCTGGATGTTCCTATTGTATCAATTCCCCACATGGATGGTGGTAATATTACCAAACACATAGGTATAGTGACTGGGGAGGCAATGGTAAAGGAAAACTCGGAAGGTATTTCCAAGATATCTAAAAAAGCTCAATTAGATGGAATGAGCTTGGATGAAGCTAGGGGATCAGCCATACGTAGAATGCTTGATAATGCATATGAAATGGGGGCCAATACTGTGATTGAAGTTTTGATAGATTACAATTCAATTGGGGGATTGAAGGGAAGTGCAATTATAGTTACAGCCACCGGGACTGCAGTGATATATAAATAG
- a CDS encoding ATP-binding cassette domain-containing protein, giving the protein MNTETSIHTEDPPNIENSINTEDILTFNGVSKVYSKGGFEKVALNNLSFSLHPHTHTLITGSSGAGKTSIIYLAGLIKKPSEGKIFVKGISTNDLGETERSNLIKNEIGLIFRRSNLLPYLSILENVMLPMISSEQSKAEDLLEKIELNNWSRFPRDLSIEEEQKVALARSLVNDPALLLADEPTGELDWDETENFMEILRKMDNVTILMTSDQNSLNHFFQNTHELKYGILNPLSSSE; this is encoded by the coding sequence GTGAATACTGAAACATCTATACATACTGAAGACCCCCCAAATATTGAAAATTCCATAAATACTGAAGATATTCTTACATTTAATGGTGTTAGTAAGGTTTACAGTAAGGGAGGATTTGAAAAAGTGGCCCTCAATAATTTATCTTTTTCGCTTCATCCCCATACCCATACACTAATAACAGGCTCATCAGGAGCAGGAAAAACATCCATAATATATCTTGCAGGCCTTATCAAAAAACCTAGTGAAGGTAAAATATTTGTTAAAGGAATTTCAACCAATGATCTAGGGGAAACAGAACGTTCCAACCTTATTAAAAATGAGATTGGTTTGATTTTTCGACGATCAAATCTCCTGCCCTACCTTTCTATTCTAGAAAACGTGATGCTTCCCATGATATCATCAGAACAGAGTAAAGCAGAAGATTTGTTGGAAAAAATAGAACTTAATAATTGGAGCAGATTTCCCCGTGATTTATCCATTGAAGAAGAACAAAAAGTTGCCCTGGCCCGTTCTCTGGTAAACGATCCTGCCCTCTTACTTGCTGATGAACCAACTGGAGAACTTGATTGGGATGAAACTGAAAATTTTATGGAAATTTTAAGAAAAATGGATAATGTTACCATCCTAATGACCAGTGACCAAAATTCACTTAACCACTTCTTTCAAAATACACACGAACTTAAATATGGAATTCTCAACCCTTTATCCTCCTCCGAATAA
- a CDS encoding ABC transporter permease, whose protein sequence is MGIYTLSWKNLRRNRLRNLSTVLRISLGVIILLILVSSGLGISSVIEKSGTSNGKILGQQSNQTASTENETSTVTTVVNYLNSLLGSTFTENQLLSRLETILVDVVYILDGLASIALLIGVLGIMNTMGFNLSERKREIGLLKCMGFTKRQIFISCTLESGLLGLIGSIIGVIIGTTGIWIISAFFKPDFFTTLLPFWLFVGTIAITTILSLVLGLYPAWFTSHIKVEEALLCEY, encoded by the coding sequence ATGGGAATATACACCTTGTCCTGGAAAAATTTACGTCGAAATCGACTAAGAAATCTATCCACTGTTTTAAGAATATCCCTGGGAGTTATAATACTCCTCATCCTGGTGAGTTCTGGGTTGGGAATAAGCAGCGTTATTGAAAAGTCAGGAACATCAAATGGAAAGATATTAGGTCAACAATCCAACCAGACAGCAAGTACTGAAAACGAAACCAGCACAGTGACCACGGTAGTTAACTATTTAAACTCATTATTAGGAAGTACTTTCACAGAAAACCAGTTATTAAGTCGTTTAGAAACAATTTTAGTTGATGTTGTCTATATTTTAGATGGTTTAGCCAGTATTGCCCTTTTAATTGGTGTTTTGGGTATTATGAATACAATGGGATTCAACCTCTCTGAGCGAAAAAGAGAGATAGGACTCCTTAAGTGCATGGGATTTACAAAAAGACAAATTTTTATTAGTTGCACTCTTGAATCAGGTTTACTGGGACTCATAGGATCAATAATTGGAGTGATTATTGGGACTACCGGAATCTGGATAATATCTGCCTTTTTTAAACCAGATTTTTTCACCACACTACTCCCTTTCTGGCTATTTGTGGGAACCATTGCCATTACCACAATCTTAAGCCTGGTTCTTGGCCTGTATCCTGCCTGGTTCACATCACACATTAAAGTAGAGGAGGCTCTTCTCTGTGAATACTGA
- a CDS encoding DUF308 domain-containing protein produces MAAGKNVLLGILAIILGLIVIAFPLISVFTFSVLAGMGVLILGIWFLVQAFSVWESSKGISIAYLILGIIAIIAGIGLVGNILALSFLASFILYLAGFFLFISGVITLFTGEGGSAKGVGVLGILIGIIYLILGLYAWDPFYLALLIGIWLIISGIFEMFKPQEEVSTDTTE; encoded by the coding sequence ATGGCTGCAGGCAAAAATGTTTTGTTAGGAATTTTAGCGATAATATTAGGTTTAATAGTCATTGCGTTTCCATTGATAAGTGTTTTCACATTCAGTGTTCTGGCAGGAATGGGAGTACTCATTCTGGGTATTTGGTTCCTGGTCCAGGCATTTTCAGTATGGGAAAGCAGTAAAGGAATTAGTATTGCCTATTTAATCCTGGGAATTATTGCCATCATAGCAGGAATAGGATTAGTGGGAAATATACTTGCATTGAGCTTCTTAGCTAGTTTCATACTCTATTTAGCTGGTTTCTTCCTATTCATATCTGGTGTGATTACACTATTCACCGGAGAAGGAGGATCTGCCAAAGGAGTAGGTGTTTTAGGAATCCTGATTGGTATTATATACCTGATCTTAGGATTGTATGCTTGGGATCCCTTCTATTTAGCATTGTTAATTGGTATCTGGCTGATAATCAGTGGAATCTTCGAGATGTTTAAGCCTCAAGAAGAAGTCAGTACAGATACTACTGAATAA
- a CDS encoding DUF308 domain-containing protein, whose translation MNEGKNTLIGILAIILGLIVIIFPLVSVLTFSVLMGLGIIFLGIWFFAQSFHVWEKNLAAGIADLLLGIIAVLFGIVFLGDVRVFEFLTFLALYIVGLFLIIAGFMALFSGKDLKSRGIGILGIIFGILYFIVGIYVANPLFLAIILGAFLILAGIMEIFVIPSGKPEKSKKAS comes from the coding sequence ATGAATGAAGGAAAAAACACATTAATAGGTATTTTAGCCATAATTCTGGGTCTCATAGTTATTATTTTCCCACTGGTCAGTGTACTCACTTTCAGTGTTTTAATGGGCCTTGGAATAATCTTCTTAGGGATATGGTTTTTCGCACAGAGTTTTCATGTATGGGAAAAGAACCTTGCAGCAGGCATAGCTGATCTTTTGCTGGGAATTATTGCAGTTCTGTTTGGGATAGTATTTTTGGGAGATGTACGTGTCTTTGAATTTTTAACCTTTTTAGCACTTTACATTGTAGGCCTTTTCCTAATAATTGCAGGTTTCATGGCACTATTTTCAGGAAAAGATTTAAAATCAAGAGGAATAGGAATCTTAGGGATAATATTTGGTATTTTATACTTTATAGTGGGTATATATGTTGCCAATCCTTTATTCTTGGCCATAATTCTAGGAGCTTTCTTAATATTGGCTGGTATAATGGAGATTTTCGTCATACCTTCTGGAAAGCCTGAAAAATCCAAAAAAGCATCTTAA
- a CDS encoding DUF308 domain-containing protein, whose translation MKNVVLGILAIILGLIVLAFPLAGLVAASVLTGFVVLMIAIWLLIVGGSQMEVSKSAGIMNVILGIIVLIVGIGLIFNPAIFAFLAGFLLYLAGIFLIIAGIISLLSRNDFKNATWAGILGIILGILYIILGTLAFDPIYLGALIGIWLIISGIFALLE comes from the coding sequence ATGAAAAACGTTGTATTAGGTATTTTAGCAATAATTCTTGGTTTAATAGTTTTAGCGTTTCCACTAGCAGGTCTTGTGGCTGCAAGTGTGTTAACCGGATTTGTAGTGTTAATGATCGCTATCTGGCTTTTAATTGTAGGTGGATCCCAGATGGAAGTCAGTAAATCTGCGGGAATCATGAATGTGATCCTGGGTATAATTGTACTTATTGTGGGAATAGGGCTGATTTTCAACCCTGCAATATTCGCATTCTTAGCCGGATTCCTGTTATACTTGGCAGGTATATTCCTGATAATAGCTGGAATTATCTCTTTGCTATCACGTAATGACTTTAAAAACGCCACATGGGCAGGTATCCTTGGAATAATACTGGGTATACTGTACATAATTCTGGGAACATTAGCCTTTGACCCAATTTACTTAGGAGCTTTAATTGGTATCTGGCTGATAATAAGTGGTATATTTGCGTTACTTGAATAA